In a genomic window of Chryseobacterium sp. G0162:
- a CDS encoding TraG family conjugative transposon ATPase codes for MAKTKKQAFSIPFIGYDYGKDFNWDFDVLFGQYGNPIIGIKIKNIVEQYSADPDSYLNFHTVLNQVVSIIGEGRIVQKLDIFSKKRYTAEQSNQFLQQKYSEHFDGRLFKTIETVLFFTDIIDDKLKKKRKHYNFSEKSYKELRDKCQKVLMLLKQNNCEPEFLFERDFEYYISGVLSMQFTESPTFDNIKSTNEFLQIGNRFVKNISYVDVENIDLPSEIEPYSVLGGNGAAAETAVDNFSFINELEDYETIVYNQIITIPLQAQQQRELDKKKKKHEGAANNSPSNAIIADEIQTLLHNIAIDGQLVVNAHFSILFSAETLEKMENIQSMIENKLFTKGIIVSKNAYNQLELWRSAIPGNGTELREYDLFMTTSEAALCFFFKESYPVNEESNFYMRFTDRQGVPLKVDPSDLPMKTGRINNRNKFVLGPSGSGKSFLMNNIIEQYLTYNYDVVIVDTGDSYSGTCKYKGGRYIQYTEERPITMNPFLMDKKEFNIEKIEFLTNLIFLIWQGPDSSMSSTLKSVLDNVLMSYYHQYFNSGTEWYENKTSEELILYLGKYNIHEDDLFSEYENETKGQHTYYDILGITFDASSDEIKEAGRKLLKFYHPDKNINNPEYESENFYKVYEAYDTLNDEERRKIYNETQLILIKSNDIIRQSRSAEEWNESFRKAIIRKIKELEEKLVVTELSFNGFYDYCDQFLPIYLNNKKHNIIEKEFNLRTFLFVLKDFYKGGRYGTTLNESADNTLFDESFIVFEIDNVKDNPKLFPIVTLIIMDTFIQKMRLRKDRRKALIIEEAWKAIASKLMGGYILYLYKTVRKFWGEAVVVTQELDDIIGNAVVKDSIINNSDTFILLDQTKFKDNFDKIASLLSLNKVEQNKIFTINNLNNKFGRSRFKEFYLKRGSKGEVYGNEVSLEQYLTYTTEKPEKSAVEYYVHRYGDYDEALRKIVGDLKTFGDSLENLVSLVNLYQNPLDDKINSFYRMMKKEHIGKNVFKTITQELEDQNISFSELINKQRYEKI; via the coding sequence AAACAGGCATTTAGCATTCCATTTATCGGATATGATTATGGAAAGGATTTCAATTGGGATTTTGATGTTCTTTTCGGACAATACGGGAATCCCATTATTGGCATCAAGATTAAAAATATTGTTGAGCAATATTCAGCAGACCCGGATAGCTATCTCAATTTCCACACGGTTTTAAATCAGGTTGTATCGATTATTGGAGAAGGAAGAATTGTTCAGAAGCTCGATATTTTTTCTAAAAAAAGATACACCGCTGAACAATCAAACCAATTTCTACAACAAAAATATTCGGAACATTTTGACGGCAGGCTTTTCAAGACCATTGAAACGGTTCTGTTCTTTACCGATATTATTGATGATAAGCTGAAAAAGAAAAGAAAGCATTACAATTTCTCTGAAAAAAGCTATAAAGAGCTACGGGACAAATGCCAGAAAGTATTGATGCTTTTGAAACAGAATAATTGCGAACCTGAGTTTTTATTTGAGAGAGATTTTGAGTACTACATTTCGGGAGTTTTGTCGATGCAGTTTACCGAATCTCCAACATTTGATAATATCAAAAGCACCAACGAATTTCTGCAGATTGGAAACAGGTTTGTAAAAAACATCTCCTACGTGGATGTAGAAAATATTGATTTGCCTTCAGAAATTGAGCCTTATTCTGTTCTCGGCGGTAACGGTGCAGCAGCTGAGACAGCAGTTGATAATTTTAGTTTTATCAATGAACTGGAAGACTACGAAACGATTGTCTATAACCAGATCATTACGATTCCGCTTCAGGCACAACAGCAAAGGGAGCTGGATAAAAAAAAGAAAAAGCACGAAGGAGCAGCCAACAATTCTCCGTCCAACGCGATCATAGCAGATGAAATTCAGACACTGCTTCATAATATTGCCATTGATGGACAGCTCGTTGTGAATGCCCATTTTTCAATCTTATTTTCCGCAGAAACATTGGAGAAAATGGAAAATATTCAGTCAATGATTGAAAATAAACTGTTCACAAAAGGAATCATCGTTTCCAAAAATGCCTACAACCAATTGGAACTTTGGCGATCAGCAATTCCTGGAAATGGAACAGAACTCAGGGAGTATGATCTATTTATGACGACAAGCGAAGCGGCCTTGTGTTTTTTTTTTAAAGAAAGTTACCCCGTCAATGAAGAATCCAATTTCTACATGAGATTTACGGACAGACAAGGCGTTCCGCTGAAAGTAGATCCTTCGGATTTACCGATGAAAACGGGAAGAATAAACAACAGGAACAAATTTGTATTAGGACCTTCCGGTTCGGGGAAATCATTCCTGATGAACAATATTATCGAGCAGTATTTGACCTACAATTATGATGTGGTCATTGTCGATACAGGAGATTCTTATTCAGGAACCTGCAAATACAAAGGAGGAAGATACATCCAATACACCGAAGAAAGACCAATCACGATGAATCCTTTTCTGATGGATAAGAAAGAATTTAATATCGAAAAAATAGAATTTTTAACCAACCTGATTTTCCTTATCTGGCAAGGTCCGGATTCTTCAATGTCATCAACACTAAAATCCGTTTTAGATAATGTTTTGATGTCTTATTACCATCAATATTTTAACTCAGGAACAGAGTGGTATGAAAATAAAACTTCTGAAGAACTCATTCTCTATCTGGGTAAATACAACATTCACGAAGACGATCTTTTTTCTGAATATGAAAACGAAACCAAAGGACAGCATACTTACTATGATATTTTGGGAATTACTTTCGATGCCAGTTCCGATGAAATAAAGGAAGCGGGAAGAAAATTATTGAAATTTTATCATCCTGACAAGAACATCAATAATCCGGAATATGAAAGCGAAAACTTCTATAAAGTGTATGAAGCGTATGACACGCTGAACGATGAAGAAAGAAGGAAAATATACAATGAAACGCAGTTGATTTTAATCAAGTCGAATGACATCATCAGGCAATCCAGATCAGCAGAAGAATGGAATGAATCCTTTAGAAAAGCCATTATCAGAAAAATAAAAGAACTGGAAGAAAAGCTGGTTGTAACAGAACTTTCCTTCAATGGGTTTTATGATTATTGCGATCAATTTCTTCCTATTTACCTGAATAATAAAAAACATAATATTATAGAGAAAGAGTTTAATCTGCGCACCTTTTTATTTGTACTGAAAGATTTTTACAAAGGCGGAAGGTACGGAACAACGCTCAATGAAAGTGCAGATAATACGCTGTTCGACGAATCTTTCATCGTTTTTGAAATTGATAATGTTAAGGATAATCCGAAACTGTTTCCGATTGTCACGCTCATTATTATGGACACCTTTATTCAGAAAATGAGGTTAAGAAAAGACCGCAGAAAAGCACTCATCATCGAAGAAGCGTGGAAGGCAATTGCGAGTAAACTGATGGGAGGCTACATTCTTTATTTATACAAAACGGTGAGGAAATTTTGGGGAGAAGCGGTGGTGGTAACGCAGGAATTGGATGATATTATTGGCAATGCGGTGGTCAAAGATTCAATTATCAATAATTCGGACACTTTTATATTGCTTGACCAGACGAAGTTCAAAGACAACTTTGATAAAATAGCTTCATTGCTATCACTCAATAAAGTAGAGCAAAACAAGATTTTTACCATCAACAATCTCAACAACAAATTCGGGAGAAGCCGATTTAAAGAATTCTATTTAAAGAGAGGTTCAAAAGGAGAAGTCTATGGAAATGAGGTTTCATTGGAGCAATATCTCACCTATACCACAGAAAAACCGGAGAAATCAGCAGTGGAGTATTATGTTCACCGTTACGGTGACTATGATGAAGCACTACGCAAAATAGTTGGTGATCTCAAAACCTTCGGAGACAGTCTGGAAAACTTAGTGTCACTCGTGAACTTATATCAAAATCCATTGGATGATAAAATCAATTCTTTCTACAGAATGATGAAAAAAGAACACATAGGGAAGAATGTTTTCAAGACTATCACACAGGAATTAGAAGACCAGAATATCAGTTTTTCAGAATTAATAAATAAACAACGATATGAAAAAATTTAG